The nucleotide window CACCGGAGTTCCTTGTCGGTCTTGGCCCCCTGGTTTGCAGGCGTTGCGGTCGTCTTGTCGATCGCGGCGATGATCGAATGCTGGACCGGCATCAATTTGTGGGAAGCAATCTTTCATGTGGCTGATGATCGAGTGAATCGTCCCGAAGGGTTGCGATTCGATTTGTTTCATCGTGCCATCGCGACGACACGACACCCGATCTTTTTGGGCGTGATCTTGATGCTGTTGTCACCCTGGGCTTGGGTGACGTGGGATTCGGCATTGACGCGGCGACGTGCTTGGTGGGGCGTCATCGCGTTTGTGCTGATTTTGATGGGCATCGCCGCCACGGTATCGCGTGGGCCGGTGCTGGGGATGGCGGTTGCCGCGGTCTTCTTTGCGTGTGTGCAGTGGCGAATCGCTCGGATCGTCCTGGTGCCGGTCATCGTGATCGCGATCGCGCTGCTGGTTTGGCGGTTCGATGACGTGGTGACCAAATTGGACGAATCCGTGGGCGTGCAATCCGCGACGATTGTCGAAGTCGACGAAGACGCGGAAATCTACACCGGCACGCGGAACCGCATCTTCGTGATGAAGATTTACGGGCCGATCGTCTTGAAGGGCGGCTTGCTAGGGTTTGGGACCGATAACACCGACCAGTTCCCGCCGAACGTGCCCGGGCTGCCCGCGGACAAACGCAGCCGGCTGCGACTGAGGATCGTGGACAACTCTTTTGTCTTGGTGGGGCTGCGTTTCGGGATCGTGGGACTGACGATTTTCACGTCACTGTTCGTCGCCGCGGTCGTCGGATGCCTGCGTCTGCGGCGTGCCGCGTCGACGTATCTGATCCCCTGTGGTCCGGTCAGTGTGACCGTTCTGGCGTCGATGTTCGTCGGGGTCGCGCTGGAGTTATTGACCGTGTACTGCGACTATGACTTTGTGCCGGTCTTGCTGATGCATTTCGGCGTCGTCAGCGGGGTTCAGTTGTCGATCCGCGAAGCGATTCGAAACCCCGCGTGACGATCTGGGCATTACAAAGATACTTTAGGACGACGTCGCGCGGTGAGTCGGAACGGGCCGGCCGGGCCGGAACGATTGGATCGATTCAACGATCAACTGGGCGCCGGTCTGATCGGCGACCTGTTTCAGCGACCGCTGGACGATGGATTCCAACGTTTCCGGTGCGATGGCGACTCGAGCGTTGACGACCATTCGAAACGATGTGGCCGCCAAGCCGCCGGTGGGCATCGACAAGGCGACATCGCTGTCGTTGCTGACCAAGTTCGCGACGGCGGAATCCGATTCGGTCTGCACGATGGCTTTGACGTGGGCGACCTCGGCGTCGGCGGCGGCAAACTGATCCTTCAAGTCGTTCAAGACCGCCGTCAGCGTCTGGTCCAGATCGATTGGTTCGGAATGCTGCCACGATGTCGTCGCGTTCAGCCAACCCAGTTCCGCTTCGCCGTCGGCATACACGTCATAGTCGACTTCCATGAACAGGTTATGCTTCGGCGCCGGTTGTTCGATGTGCCGGATCAAATCATCCAGGCCGTCGCCGGTCTTGGCGGACATGGCGACGATCGGACGCTCGGGAAAGTTCTTTTCGACGTTGGTTTCAAGCAACTGACGCTGGGATGGATCCAATTCGTCAATGCGATTGATGACCACGACGTCCGCTTCTTCCAACTGTTTGCGGAAAATGTATTCCGCGTTGGGCGAAAAACCGCGTTGGCCGACACCGGAGAGAATCTTTTGCCCATGGCTGGGTTTCAACAAAACCGCGTATGGCGCGACTTCGAAACTTTCGCCCAGCAACTGCATCATCGGAACGGCGATGGTCGCGATCAGGTCGGTGCACGATCCCACCGGTTCGGCCAAGATGACGTCGGGGCGATGAGCCTGGGACAACGATTCCATCTGGCCGACCAAGCCGTCGAAGTTGCAGCAGAAGCAGGAACCAGCGACTTCGCCGACGTCGAACCCTTGGTTTCGCAACAAGTGTGTGTCGACCAAGTGGTCCGCCTGGTCATTGGTGACAATGACGACGTTTTTGCCTTGTGACTGGTAGTGGCGGGCCAGTCGTGCCAGCGTGGTCGTTTTCCCGGCGCCCAGAAATCCGCCCAGCATCACAAATCGAATCGGTTGGCTCATGTCGTGACTGTTCGCTTGCAATGTTCAGGTGGGGTGGGGAGATCGGTGGGCGGCGCGCGTGGATCGTGCCGATGCACCAGTTTAATGACCGGCCCGACGCGTCGCCCGCTTCGGCTGACCGGGAAACCTTATTTGTAGTTCGGCGTCGGCGGCCGATAGTCGTCCAGGTTGATCGTGCGGAACCACTCGATCGTCTTCGTCAAGCCTGTGGCCAGGTCGGTCGTCGGCGACCAATTCAGATGCTTTTTCGCCAGCGTGATGTCGGGCTGGCGGCGTGTCGGATCGTCCGCCGGCAGCGGTTCAGTGGTCAGGGTGGATTTTGATCCGCTGATTTCGATCACCTTTTCGGCAAGTTCACGGATTGTGTATTCGTCTTGGTTGCCGATGTTGGCCGGGCCGATGAATCCGTCTTCGCAATTCATCAGTCGGATGATGCCTTCGATCAAGTCGTCGCGGTAACAGAACGACCGGGTCTGGGTGCCTTCGCCAAAGATCGTGATCGGTTCACCGGCCAAAGCTTGGCGGATGAAGTTGGACACCACGCGCCCGTCGAACGGGTGCATCCGCGGGCCATAGGTGTTGAAGATCCGAACGATGCGGACATCGACGTTGTTGTAGCGGTGGTAATCCATGAACAACGTTTCGGCGACACGCTTGCCTTCGTCGTAACAGGCCCGAATGCCGATCGGGCTGACGCTGCCGCGATAGCTTTCGGGTTGCGGATGGACCTCCGGATCGCCGTACACTTCACTGGTGCTGGCTTGCAGGATTCGGCCGCCACATCGCTTGGCCAGCCCCAGCATGTTGATGCTTCCCAGCACGCTGGTCTTGATCGTCTTGATCGGATTGAATTGATAATGGCCCGGAGCGGCGGGGCAAGCCAAGTTGTAGATCTGGTCGACTTCCAAAAAGACCGGCACCGTGATGTCGTGTCGGATCAATTCGAAGTTGGGATAGTCCAGCAGGTGAGTGACGTTGGTCTTTTGGCTGGTAAAGAAGTTATCCAGACAGATCACGTCGTGGCCGTCTTTGACCAAGCGTTCGCACAGGTGTGAGCCCAGGAATCCGGCGCCGCCGGTGACAAGAATTCGAAGCATCGGATTGGCCAGTGTCCCCAAGGAAACAAATCAATTCGTCGTGCCGCGAGCCACGCGCATCTGTGGCGGCGACCGACGGCAAGGTCTTTCGACGGGGATATTAACGGGAACCCGCCCCAGACGGCACCCGAGAATGCCGGAAAGCTCGGCCCGGGAAATCCGGCGACCGGTGTTGGATTCGTCAGACAATCTCACGGTGTGGCGACGCACCGTCGATACGCACGCTCATCCCCCCCTCGGTATACCGATGCCCGCGCGTATAGACTGTGCGTCGCGATGGCGTCGGCGCCATCGCACGTGACCGTGCACAAAAAGCTGTGGAATCTCATGGCCGACGAAAGTTTCATTCGGCGAAAACGCCACCTTCAAAATCTGGTCGTCATGGCCCTGGCCGATGGGCAATTGGGCGAACGCGAAGTCAACGTGGTGGCCGACCGTTGCATCGAGCTGGGGTTAAGCGAAGTCGAATTGCACGAGGCGATTCGGTACAGCCTGAGCGATGATGCGGCGTTGGAATTGCCCGAAGATCCGGACGAGCGCGAAGCCTTGATGAAGGATTTGATCCGCGTGATGGCGGCCGACGGTGACCTGCAAGAAAGCGAAAAAAGGCTGTTTGCCCTGGCCGCGGCACGGATGAATCTGACGCCCGATGATTTGGATCGGCTGTTGGCATCAATGCCGCCGATCAGTGACGCGGGGGCTCCGGTGCAAGACATAGAAACGGACGAAGGTTCAGAATCCTGAACCCACCGTGTATTTGAATGAAGGGAGGATCGCCGAGATGGCTCGCATCCTGATCACGTCCGGTCCGACTCGACAATACATCGATCCGGTGCGTTATTTGACCAACGCGTCCAGCGGTCGGATGGGCGCCGCCCTGGCCAACGCCGCGATCGGCTTGGGCCACGACGTCGTCATCATCAGCGGGCCGGTTCAGGTCGAATATCCGTCGGCGGCTCAAGTCATCCCGGTCAGGACGACCGATGAAATGCTGGATGCCGCGCAAAGCGAATTCGCCCGTTGTGACGGCGCGATCGGCGCGGCGGCCCCCTGTGATTACATGCCGCGTGTGGTCAGCGAACAAAAGCTGTCCAAAACCGGCCACCCGATTCAATTGGAACTGGTCGAAACCCCCGACGTCGTTGCGACGTTGGGCCAGCAGAAGCGCGACGACCAATGGGTCGTCGGATTTGCGTTGGAAACGGAAGACCATCGGTTTCGTGCGACCGTGAAGCTGCAGAAAAAACACTGCGACTTGATCGTCAGCAACGGCCCCCAAGCGATCGACAGCCAGGAAAACGAAGTCGAATTGCTGGACGTCCATGGCGACGTGATCGCCGATATCCGCGGCAGCAAAGAAGTCGTCGCCGATGAATTGCTGCGTCACATCGATCAGCGTCTGGTCGTCGCGCGGTCGGGTGCTTGACGCAACGCGATCGACCGATTGCCTTTGACGACTCACGCATCGGCGCCGCCCTACCGAAGCTCCCGGCCATGGCGGTAGACTTCCGTCCCACGCCCCGCCGGCGCGATGCCACTTTCTTGATGACGCCCGTTTCATGACGACACGTTCGATGACGAATTCCATGACGCCCGATCTGTCAGTTCAACTGGGGCGACTCAAGCTAAGCAATCCGATCATGGTTGCTTCCGGCACGTTCGGGTATGCCCGCGAGATGGAAAAAGTCGTCGACCTGTCACTGTTGGGTGGCTTGTTGCCCAAGACGATCACCGCCGAACCACGGATGGGCAATCCGCCCTGGCGAACGGTTGAAACGTCGGCCGGTCTGTTGAACGCGATCGGGTTGGACAATGACGGCGTGGACGCGTTCATCCAGCATCACCTGCCCTACCTGCGTCAGTTGCCCACCCCCGTGGTGGTCAGCATCGCCGGCCGAACCCGCGACGATTTCGTTTCGCTGGCCGAACAGATCGCCGCGCAGGGCGGTGCCGCGGCGATCGAGCTGAATTTGTCGTGTCCCAATGTTTCCGGCGGTATTGATTTCGGCACCGATGCCGACAGTTGCCGGAAAGTCGTTGACCAGGTTCGACAGAGTTGCGATCTGCCGATTTTGGCCAAGTTGACGCCGAACGTGACGCGGATCGCTGACATCGCGGCGGCGGCGGCCGATGGTGGAGCCGACGCGGTTTGTCTGATCAACACCGTGTTGGCGATGGCCGTCAATTGGCGTTCGCGTCGTCCCATCTTGGGCAACGGGATGGGCGGGCTAAGCGGTCCGGCCATCAAGCCGATTGCGCTGCGATGTGTCCATCAAGTTCGACAAGCGGTGGACATTCCGATCATCGGGATCGGTGGCATCGCCAATATCGACGACGTGATGCAATTCCTGGTGACCGGTGCGTCGGCCGTTCAGATCGGTACAGCGAATTACTACGACCCTCACGTCTCCACACGTCTGGTCGGCGAATTGCCCGAAGTGCTGCGTGACGAAGGCGTGGATCGAATCAGCGATTTGATCGGCACACTGAAAGTTTAAGCCCGAGGTTCGAAAACCGGGCTGCTTCCTTCTGACGCGTCTTCTTTCCGCGGCAGCTTGCCGCATGCCGGTGAGGTATCCAGGGCGGTGTTTGCGCCGAAGACATGCTCCGGTGCAAAGTGCTGTCTTTTGGTGTGACGTGTGAATCTCCGGTGCGACGTCCTGTCACGTGCGACGATGTGGACAGTCATTTTGAGCGGTCGAGTGGCGTGGAATCCAACGCTGCAGATTTAGAATGGCGTTTCGGTTTTCGCGAAAGACCGCTTCAACGTTTCGCCAAGGACGCGTGAAACGAAGTCGGCCGGACAGCAAGGTTGCGGTTGGAGGCACTGGCGGCGCGGACCAGCGAAGCCGATTTGGTTCATTCCGTGTTCTGTTACTTTGAAATGGGAGATGTGACCATGCGAAACCCACGCAAGGCCTTCACACTCGTCGAATTGTTGGTCGTGATTGCGATCATCGGTGTTCTGGTCGGTTTGTTGCTTCCGGCGGTCCAGTCCGCTCGCGAAGCCGCACGTCGAATGTCGTGCAGCAACAACGCCAAACAGCTGGGCTTGGCGCTGCACAACTATCATAGCGCGTTCAAGCAATTTCCCGCCCACCGCGCCGGCACGACCGGCCGCAAGGGGTATGGAATCAGCTGGAACAATATGAACGTGTACAGCAATGACACGCACAATTTCCGGCGTCTCAGCATGCTGGTTGCCTTGACGCCGTTTTTGGAACAACAACCGCTGTGGGACACCATCAGCAATCCCGTGTCGGTGCAGTACAACGGCAACGCTGCACCCAATGGGGCGTATCCATCGATGGGACCGGTTCCCTGGAAAGGGCAATACACCCCTTGGCGGACGCTGGTTTCGGCGTTGCAGTGCCCCAGCGACGCGGGGCCGCCGGTGACCACAGGGACGACCAACTATGGCGCCTGCATCGGCGACTGTGTGCGTGCATTGGGTTGGGGAAACCCGCCCAAGGAAATCAAACGTGGGTTGTTCCTGAGCGCGACGGTCACGCGGTTCCGTGACATCGTCGATGGCACCGCCAACACGATGGCCTTGGCGGAAATCACCAACAGCCTGGGCGACCGAGGCATCAGTGGCGGTGGCGCCTACGACATCGGCGGCGACATCAACTTGAGTCCCCAAGAGTGCTTGGACACGGCCGATCCGCTGCGTCCGAAGTTCTACGCACCTGGCGTGTTGCTGTTGGGCTACAGCGGCAACCTTGGCAAATGGGGCGACGCCGGTCGCGGCAATCGTTGGTGTGACGGCGGAGGCAACTTTGCCACGTTCAACGCCATCTTGCCGCCCAACAGCCCTAGTTGTTCCCGCGACGGCGGCGATGCCGGTGATGGAATCTGGAGTGCCGGCAGCTATCACCCCGGTGGTTGTCACATCGTGATGGGCGACGGTTCGGTGCACTTCGTCAGCGAAGCGATCGATGCCGGTGATCCCTCGATTCCCGCCGTCGGCCCGGGCAGCTGGAACGGCTCACTCGCCGGCAGCCCCAGTCCCTACGGCATTTGGGGAGCCCTGGGCACGATCAACGGCCGCGAACAGATCGATATGGATGAACTGTAGAGCCCTCCCAAGTCCTATTGAACGAATCGCAACCGTGGCCCGGATGGAAAACCGGGCCGCGGTTTTTTCGTTTTGTAAACACACCGGCATGGTCGTCGTCGCCGGAACGTCGATTTCGATCCAATTTAGGGACGCATCGGGACCTTTTCGGTGGGGATACCGAGTCGGCAACACCCGAAAAACCGGAAAGGTTCGACGTTGCAGCCGAAAATCAGCGAAAAAAATCGAAAAACTTTTATCTTGCCCTCCACCCGTTGGGGCTGGTTTTTTTGAGCGTGGCGTGGTCGCGCCATCCCCATGGCCACTCGGAGCAGTCTTCATAATGCGAATTCGGGCACCGTTAAGGGTGGTGGTTCGAACAACCCAGTCATCGAAAGTGGGTTTCGGGAAAAATCCTTGTCAACCCGTCGAATGTCGGAAAATCCTTGGTTTTCCCGCGTTTTACCGATAGCATGCGACATTAGACCGCCACTGCGGGGCCGAATTTTACCTTCATTGTCAGGTTTCGCCCGACGGTCAGCTTGTCAAAGCGGATCTCGCCTTGTCTTTCGAGATCCACGTTAAGGGTTTTCTTTATTGCGTTATCGGAGCGTACACATGCGTCAAAAACGTGCGGGCTTCACGCTCGTGGAGCTGTTGGTCGTCATCGCGATCATCGGCGTCCTTGTCGGACTTCTTCTTCCCGCGGTGCAATCGGCTCGCGAAGCCGCCCGCCGCATGTCGTGCAGCAACAACGCCAAGCAAATCGGTTTGGCGCTGCACAACTATCACAGTGCTTTCAAACAGTTCCCTGTTCACCGTGCTGGTACGACGGGCCGCAAGGGCTACAACGCGAACTGGAACCAGATGACCAGTGCCGACGATGCCGCCGGTGGTGGTCGAAACTTCCACAACTTCCGCCGTTTGAGCATCCTGGTCGGCTTGCTGCCGTTCATGGAACAACAGCCGTTGTGGGACACGATCAGCAACCCGGTCAGCGTCCAGTTCAACGGCAACGCGGCCCCCGGCGGTGCGTACCCCGCGATGGGCCCGACGCCTTGGAAAGGCCAGTACACCCCGTGGCGTACCATGGTTTCGTCGTTCAATTGCCCCAGCGACAGCGGCCCGGCGACCACCTACGGC belongs to Crateriforma spongiae and includes:
- a CDS encoding O-antigen ligase family protein; this translates as MFSVETSYLFFVILSLVVAAIAAWKTGRQWALGVGVAVSMSAASWFEIEIAGFPVDVLSTVSIVLLVVASAMYWRRLLWPITVMDVLITALAVWHGVVDLQYGDPVAMTAARAYAEWWLAYAAGRYAFMHRSSLSVLAPWFAGVAVVLSIAAMIECWTGINLWEAIFHVADDRVNRPEGLRFDLFHRAIATTRHPIFLGVILMLLSPWAWVTWDSALTRRRAWWGVIAFVLILMGIAATVSRGPVLGMAVAAVFFACVQWRIARIVLVPVIVIAIALLVWRFDDVVTKLDESVGVQSATIVEVDEDAEIYTGTRNRIFVMKIYGPIVLKGGLLGFGTDNTDQFPPNVPGLPADKRSRLRLRIVDNSFVLVGLRFGIVGLTIFTSLFVAAVVGCLRLRRAASTYLIPCGPVSVTVLASMFVGVALELLTVYCDYDFVPVLLMHFGVVSGVQLSIREAIRNPA
- a CDS encoding GTP-binding protein; amino-acid sequence: MSQPIRFVMLGGFLGAGKTTTLARLARHYQSQGKNVVIVTNDQADHLVDTHLLRNQGFDVGEVAGSCFCCNFDGLVGQMESLSQAHRPDVILAEPVGSCTDLIATIAVPMMQLLGESFEVAPYAVLLKPSHGQKILSGVGQRGFSPNAEYIFRKQLEEADVVVINRIDELDPSQRQLLETNVEKNFPERPIVAMSAKTGDGLDDLIRHIEQPAPKHNLFMEVDYDVYADGEAELGWLNATTSWQHSEPIDLDQTLTAVLNDLKDQFAAADAEVAHVKAIVQTESDSAVANLVSNDSDVALSMPTGGLAATSFRMVVNARVAIAPETLESIVQRSLKQVADQTGAQLIVESIQSFRPGRPVPTHRATSS
- a CDS encoding UDP-glucuronic acid decarboxylase family protein, whose product is MLRILVTGGAGFLGSHLCERLVKDGHDVICLDNFFTSQKTNVTHLLDYPNFELIRHDITVPVFLEVDQIYNLACPAAPGHYQFNPIKTIKTSVLGSINMLGLAKRCGGRILQASTSEVYGDPEVHPQPESYRGSVSPIGIRACYDEGKRVAETLFMDYHRYNNVDVRIVRIFNTYGPRMHPFDGRVVSNFIRQALAGEPITIFGEGTQTRSFCYRDDLIEGIIRLMNCEDGFIGPANIGNQDEYTIRELAEKVIEISGSKSTLTTEPLPADDPTRRQPDITLAKKHLNWSPTTDLATGLTKTIEWFRTINLDDYRPPTPNYK
- a CDS encoding TerB family tellurite resistance protein, which gives rise to MADESFIRRKRHLQNLVVMALADGQLGEREVNVVADRCIELGLSEVELHEAIRYSLSDDAALELPEDPDEREALMKDLIRVMAADGDLQESEKRLFALAAARMNLTPDDLDRLLASMPPISDAGAPVQDIETDEGSES
- a CDS encoding phosphopantothenoylcysteine decarboxylase domain-containing protein, translating into MARILITSGPTRQYIDPVRYLTNASSGRMGAALANAAIGLGHDVVIISGPVQVEYPSAAQVIPVRTTDEMLDAAQSEFARCDGAIGAAAPCDYMPRVVSEQKLSKTGHPIQLELVETPDVVATLGQQKRDDQWVVGFALETEDHRFRATVKLQKKHCDLIVSNGPQAIDSQENEVELLDVHGDVIADIRGSKEVVADELLRHIDQRLVVARSGA
- a CDS encoding dihydroorotate dehydrogenase; this translates as MTNSMTPDLSVQLGRLKLSNPIMVASGTFGYAREMEKVVDLSLLGGLLPKTITAEPRMGNPPWRTVETSAGLLNAIGLDNDGVDAFIQHHLPYLRQLPTPVVVSIAGRTRDDFVSLAEQIAAQGGAAAIELNLSCPNVSGGIDFGTDADSCRKVVDQVRQSCDLPILAKLTPNVTRIADIAAAAADGGADAVCLINTVLAMAVNWRSRRPILGNGMGGLSGPAIKPIALRCVHQVRQAVDIPIIGIGGIANIDDVMQFLVTGASAVQIGTANYYDPHVSTRLVGELPEVLRDEGVDRISDLIGTLKV
- a CDS encoding DUF1559 domain-containing protein — translated: MRLEALAARTSEADLVHSVFCYFEMGDVTMRNPRKAFTLVELLVVIAIIGVLVGLLLPAVQSAREAARRMSCSNNAKQLGLALHNYHSAFKQFPAHRAGTTGRKGYGISWNNMNVYSNDTHNFRRLSMLVALTPFLEQQPLWDTISNPVSVQYNGNAAPNGAYPSMGPVPWKGQYTPWRTLVSALQCPSDAGPPVTTGTTNYGACIGDCVRALGWGNPPKEIKRGLFLSATVTRFRDIVDGTANTMALAEITNSLGDRGISGGGAYDIGGDINLSPQECLDTADPLRPKFYAPGVLLLGYSGNLGKWGDAGRGNRWCDGGGNFATFNAILPPNSPSCSRDGGDAGDGIWSAGSYHPGGCHIVMGDGSVHFVSEAIDAGDPSIPAVGPGSWNGSLAGSPSPYGIWGALGTINGREQIDMDEL